From the Sporosarcina luteola genome, one window contains:
- a CDS encoding HTH-type transcriptional regulator Hpr, which yields EAMIYSQRVAQMSKALWKAVEKDWQQWIKPYDLNINEHHILWNAYHLQGATISDIAKFGVMHVSTAFNFSKKLEERGYLQFFKKD from the coding sequence GAAGCAATGATTTATAGTCAACGCGTTGCCCAGATGTCAAAAGCACTTTGGAAAGCAGTAGAAAAGGATTGGCAGCAATGGATAAAACCTTATGACTTGAATATTAATGAACACCATATTCTATGGAATGCATACCATCTTCAAGGCGCAACCATTTCGGACATCGCAAAATTCGGCGTCATGCACGTCTCCACAGCTTTCAACTTTTCAAAGAAACTTGAAGAGCGGGGATATCTGCAATTCTTCAAGAAAGAC